In one window of Virgibacillus proomii DNA:
- a CDS encoding AzlC family ABC transporter permease, producing the protein MIQKGISKGLPIMVGYLPIAIAYGVLARQAGMSITELTLMSMFVFAGASQFMGANMIAVNAGAAEIIIATFVLNFRHFVMSLSFMNRLRGVSLKWRLPLSMGLTDETFAVTALNPKEAKLDKGTWFYATIIITAYLSWIFGSFIGGVVGEVIPERLSQSMGIALYAMFIGLLLPTVKQNKKIALIAILAMLINTICVQLGMSTGWAIVLGTIIGGMSGIFLLKEE; encoded by the coding sequence ATGATACAAAAAGGAATTTCTAAAGGATTGCCAATTATGGTTGGCTATCTTCCTATCGCTATAGCTTACGGTGTATTAGCCAGGCAAGCAGGAATGTCAATAACAGAGCTAACGTTAATGAGTATGTTCGTGTTTGCAGGTGCAAGTCAGTTTATGGGTGCTAATATGATAGCAGTAAATGCAGGAGCTGCTGAAATTATCATTGCTACATTTGTCTTAAATTTTCGACATTTTGTTATGAGTCTCTCCTTTATGAATCGGTTACGGGGCGTATCTTTGAAATGGAGACTACCGTTGTCTATGGGGTTAACGGATGAAACCTTTGCTGTCACCGCTTTGAATCCAAAAGAAGCAAAGTTAGATAAAGGAACATGGTTTTACGCAACTATTATTATTACCGCTTATTTATCATGGATCTTTGGTTCGTTTATTGGCGGGGTTGTTGGTGAGGTTATTCCCGAAAGATTAAGTCAAAGTATGGGAATTGCATTATATGCTATGTTTATTGGATTGCTGCTACCAACTGTCAAGCAAAATAAGAAAATAGCGCTTATCGCAATCTTAGCTATGCTCATTAATACGATATGTGTTCAGCTTGGTATGAGTACTGGCTGGGCAATTGTGCTTGGGACAATTATTGGAGGAATGAGTGGAATATTTCTTTTAAAGGAGGAGTAG
- a CDS encoding IDEAL domain-containing protein, whose protein sequence is MKKQKIIYRYYRYNGKKINAKREIAFELRFYSRLLLDEVCFNYNKAFIQDRINKAIDTGDRDKFLKWSNAYRQFIWE, encoded by the coding sequence ATGAAAAAGCAGAAAATTATTTATCGTTATTACCGGTATAATGGAAAAAAGATAAATGCAAAACGGGAAATAGCATTTGAGTTAAGGTTTTATAGCCGTCTGCTTTTAGATGAAGTTTGCTTTAATTATAATAAAGCGTTTATACAAGATCGTATTAACAAAGCTATTGATACAGGAGATAGAGATAAATTTTTAAAGTGGAGTAACGCTTATAGGCAATTTATTTGGGAATAA
- a CDS encoding cation diffusion facilitator family transporter — MNYSDNLKKGEKGAWISILAYIFLAISKLIVAAIGNSDALRADGLNNTTDVIASIAVLVGLKISRKPPDEDHHYGHFRAETIASLFAAFVMMLVGIQVITDTVKTVVEKNYTQPSMITAWTSLAAAAIMFFIYLYNLQLSRKISSSSLYAAAQDNRSDALVSIGAFIGITGAQFGLFWLDPVAGLVVGLIICKTAWDIFSDASHTLTDGFDEKQIKKIRASVENDPDVKEVHDIKGRIHGNQAFIDITILVDPILNVEESHAITERIERYLYKKHNISHVHIHIEPYQS, encoded by the coding sequence ATGAATTATTCGGATAACTTAAAAAAGGGAGAGAAAGGCGCTTGGATTAGTATCCTTGCCTATATTTTCCTAGCAATTAGTAAATTAATTGTAGCTGCTATCGGGAATTCAGATGCTTTACGAGCAGATGGACTCAATAATACTACCGATGTTATTGCATCCATTGCGGTATTAGTAGGATTAAAAATCTCTCGCAAGCCACCTGATGAGGACCACCATTATGGACATTTCCGCGCAGAAACCATTGCTTCACTCTTTGCCGCATTTGTAATGATGTTGGTTGGTATCCAGGTTATTACAGATACGGTTAAAACGGTGGTTGAAAAAAATTATACGCAGCCTAGTATGATAACGGCTTGGACTTCTTTAGCAGCAGCAGCAATCATGTTTTTCATTTATTTATATAACTTGCAACTATCGCGGAAAATTTCCAGTTCTTCTTTATATGCTGCTGCGCAAGATAATCGGTCTGATGCGCTGGTAAGTATTGGAGCTTTTATCGGCATTACTGGAGCACAATTCGGTTTGTTTTGGTTAGATCCTGTAGCTGGATTAGTTGTCGGTCTTATTATTTGTAAAACTGCTTGGGATATATTTAGCGACGCTTCCCATACATTAACAGATGGCTTCGATGAAAAACAAATTAAAAAAATTCGTGCAAGTGTAGAAAATGATCCAGATGTAAAGGAAGTACACGATATAAAAGGCCGTATTCACGGAAACCAGGCATTTATAGATATTACCATTCTGGTTGACCCCATTTTAAATGTAGAAGAAAGCCATGCTATTACGGAGCGAATTGAACGCTATTTATACAAAAAACATAATATTTCACATGTTCATATTCATATTGAGCCATACCAATCATAA
- a CDS encoding YjcZ family sporulation protein — protein MSGGGGGYSYGGGFALLVVLFILLIIIGTAYTDGHRCCY, from the coding sequence ATGAGCGGAGGCGGAGGCGGCTATTCCTATGGCGGCGGATTTGCGCTATTGGTAGTATTGTTTATTTTGTTAATTATTATTGGTACTGCTTATACTGACGGCCATAGATGTTGCTATTAA
- the nhaC gene encoding Na+/H+ antiporter NhaC, with product MFPIQPKHHPSLLGAISFFIVIISLISFFIIKVGTTPHIPIILGIFLLIGYGLFKNISFYDLQNGLVEGARTGMGAVFLFFLIGILISSWMMSGTIPALINLGFTFIGANWFYAVVFSITAIIGVSMGSSLTTTATIGVAFIGMSDALDASLAITAGAIVSGAFFGDKMSPLSDTTNLASTVVGVDLFDHIKHISFTTIPAFIISFILFAVLSPSTSSTIGSGDAYQEALAATNLISWTSWIPLLLLIICTFFRVPAFISISISSLAATIMAVFTSGLPWNDIWEIWFNGYTASTNFEPVNELLTKGGINSMLFTISLVILALGFGGLLFVTGIIPTILTALQKRLKRIRSIVISTAATAIGVNILIGEQYLSIMLTGETFKGIYTNVKLPKKVLARTLEDAGTVINPLVPWSVCGVFIADVLGVPVLTYLPFAFFCLLSPIITMIFSGKTFETKLKKTK from the coding sequence ATGTTTCCAATTCAGCCAAAACATCATCCATCTTTACTTGGAGCGATTAGCTTTTTTATTGTAATCATTAGTCTAATCAGTTTTTTTATTATTAAAGTAGGAACCACCCCGCATATTCCGATTATCCTTGGCATTTTTTTATTAATCGGTTATGGACTGTTCAAAAATATTTCTTTTTATGATTTGCAGAATGGTTTAGTTGAAGGCGCAAGAACAGGAATGGGGGCAGTGTTTTTATTCTTTTTAATTGGTATTCTTATTAGCAGCTGGATGATGAGCGGAACAATTCCTGCACTTATTAACCTTGGATTTACATTTATTGGAGCTAATTGGTTTTATGCAGTTGTCTTTTCAATTACCGCAATTATTGGTGTTTCTATGGGAAGTTCATTAACAACGACGGCTACGATTGGGGTTGCATTTATCGGCATGAGTGATGCACTTGATGCTTCTTTGGCGATCACAGCTGGTGCCATTGTCTCTGGCGCTTTCTTTGGAGATAAAATGTCGCCTCTTTCTGATACAACAAATCTTGCTTCTACTGTTGTAGGCGTTGATTTATTTGATCATATTAAACATATTAGTTTTACTACTATACCAGCCTTTATTATTTCATTTATTCTGTTTGCAGTATTATCACCAAGTACATCCTCGACCATTGGAAGTGGAGATGCATATCAAGAAGCGCTAGCGGCAACTAATTTAATCAGTTGGACATCATGGATACCGCTTTTATTATTAATAATTTGTACTTTTTTCCGTGTTCCAGCATTTATCTCTATTTCCATCAGCAGCTTAGCTGCAACGATTATGGCTGTTTTTACGAGTGGATTACCTTGGAATGATATTTGGGAAATTTGGTTTAATGGCTATACAGCATCTACTAATTTTGAACCGGTTAATGAATTGCTTACTAAAGGCGGTATTAATAGCATGTTATTTACAATTTCGCTAGTTATATTGGCTCTAGGTTTTGGTGGATTATTGTTTGTAACGGGAATTATTCCAACCATTCTTACCGCATTACAAAAACGGTTAAAAAGAATTCGCTCTATTGTTATCTCAACAGCTGCAACAGCTATTGGTGTCAATATTTTAATTGGAGAACAGTATCTTTCCATCATGCTAACAGGTGAAACATTTAAGGGAATTTATACAAATGTGAAGTTGCCAAAAAAAGTTCTAGCACGCACTTTAGAAGATGCAGGGACAGTGATCAACCCTCTCGTACCATGGAGTGTTTGTGGTGTATTTATCGCTGATGTGCTTGGCGTACCTGTGCTGACTTATTTGCCATTTGCTTTTTTCTGTTTGCTTAGTCCAATAATTACAATGATTTTCAGTGGAAAAACTTTTGAAACTAAGCTGAAAAAAACTAAATAA
- the map gene encoding type I methionyl aminopeptidase yields the protein MITRKSKREIAKMQAAADILVSCHKEIAKIIKPGITTMEIDEFTEDFLKKHGATPEQKGYNGYPYAICASINDEICHGFPRHEKLKDGDIVTIDMVVNLDGGLADSAWTYGVGNVDEKGRKLMEVTKTALDKGVEQARAGNRIGDIGHAIQKYAEGEGFSVVRDFTGHGIGPTIHEDPHIPHFGLPNKGLRLKEGMVITIEPMINEGSWHSQMDSNNWTARTIDQGRSAQYEHTIVITKDEPLILTDQDR from the coding sequence ATGATAACAAGAAAAAGTAAACGAGAAATCGCTAAAATGCAGGCAGCAGCTGATATTTTGGTTAGCTGTCATAAAGAAATCGCTAAAATAATAAAACCGGGAATTACGACGATGGAAATTGACGAATTCACTGAAGACTTTCTAAAAAAACATGGTGCTACTCCAGAACAAAAAGGATATAATGGGTATCCTTATGCAATCTGTGCCTCGATAAACGATGAAATTTGTCACGGTTTTCCACGTCATGAAAAGTTAAAAGATGGTGATATTGTAACGATTGATATGGTGGTTAATTTAGATGGCGGTCTTGCAGACTCGGCTTGGACATATGGCGTTGGTAATGTGGATGAAAAGGGTCGTAAATTAATGGAAGTTACGAAAACAGCATTAGATAAAGGAGTAGAACAAGCACGAGCAGGAAATCGAATTGGTGACATTGGTCATGCTATTCAGAAATATGCAGAAGGTGAAGGATTTTCTGTCGTGCGGGATTTTACTGGACATGGAATTGGCCCAACGATACATGAAGATCCACATATTCCGCATTTTGGCTTGCCAAATAAGGGATTGCGGTTAAAAGAAGGAATGGTTATTACGATTGAGCCAATGATTAATGAAGGTAGCTGGCATAGTCAAATGGATAGCAATAATTGGACAGCGAGAACAATTGATCAAGGTCGTTCTGCTCAATATGAACATACAATTGTTATTACGAAAGATGAACCGCTAATACTCACAGATCAAGATAGATAA
- a CDS encoding (S)-benzoin forming benzil reductase: MKYAIITGTSRGLGEAVAKLLMTNHVHVVGISRKQSPILKQIASENNVTFQEINCDLGKIEELETLVQLAFKQIIRKEASELYLINNAAVIEPIEQGMNISPQALAYHFQVNAVAPMVLTNLFLKQANNIDIPVVSLTVTSGAAEKPTYGWSAYCSSKASINMYTKTIALEQEHLGTNHKVIAFSPGVMDTAMQEEIRSSSKTSFTSVGKFRAYKENNQLRDTEKIGKLVVQILLSKNIVNGKIYEAKDYLLPQES, from the coding sequence ATGAAATACGCAATTATTACCGGCACATCAAGAGGTCTTGGTGAAGCTGTAGCGAAACTTTTGATGACTAATCATGTGCATGTAGTTGGTATTTCCCGAAAACAGTCACCGATATTAAAACAGATCGCCAGTGAGAACAATGTAACTTTTCAAGAAATAAACTGTGATTTAGGCAAAATAGAAGAACTGGAGACACTTGTACAATTAGCTTTTAAGCAAATAATAAGGAAAGAAGCTAGTGAATTATATCTAATTAATAATGCTGCAGTAATTGAGCCGATAGAACAAGGAATGAATATTTCACCTCAGGCTTTAGCTTATCACTTCCAAGTAAATGCAGTAGCACCAATGGTTTTAACAAATTTATTCTTGAAACAAGCAAATAATATAGACATTCCTGTAGTCAGCCTGACGGTTACCTCAGGTGCTGCAGAAAAGCCAACTTATGGATGGAGTGCATATTGTAGCTCAAAAGCGAGTATTAATATGTATACGAAAACAATTGCACTTGAACAGGAACATTTAGGAACAAATCATAAAGTTATCGCTTTTAGCCCTGGTGTGATGGATACAGCGATGCAAGAGGAAATTCGCTCTAGCTCCAAGACTTCTTTTACTTCGGTTGGCAAATTCAGGGCTTATAAGGAAAATAATCAGCTGCGAGATACAGAAAAAATTGGGAAATTAGTAGTACAGATTTTGCTTTCTAAAAACATTGTAAACGGAAAAATATACGAAGCAAAAGATTATTTATTACCGCAGGAAAGTTGA
- a CDS encoding zinc dependent phospholipase C family protein, with the protein MPNIWTHILFCEEIADAVTQTHLFSSHESLMKLGAQGPDPFFYYNFWPWKKNDTVEEIGLALHEKHCGVFLLDLIKAAKTMDDQVRAFIFGFVTHHILDRNTHPYINYRAGYEGNKHQQLEIIIDTLIMEKFNNLKTWKTPVYKEIDVGRLLNSQVIHLLHKMINKHFPELNIKKSGYIQKSYRDMKLALKILYDPYGWKNALLGSLVSSYSHRPVRANIDYLNENRITWYHPATNEPSKKSFIDLYLQAKTEGISILTTVKDYWQQQDEILFNKLKEQLGDISYDTGKPLELNMKNIYSNPIV; encoded by the coding sequence ATGCCCAATATATGGACACATATCTTATTTTGTGAAGAAATAGCTGATGCAGTAACTCAGACTCATTTATTCTCCAGTCATGAATCTTTAATGAAATTGGGTGCCCAAGGACCGGACCCTTTCTTTTATTATAATTTTTGGCCATGGAAAAAAAATGATACAGTTGAGGAAATCGGCTTAGCGTTACATGAAAAACACTGCGGTGTATTTTTATTAGATTTGATCAAAGCTGCAAAAACAATGGATGACCAAGTAAGAGCATTTATATTTGGCTTCGTTACTCATCATATATTGGATCGAAATACTCATCCTTATATTAATTATCGAGCAGGGTACGAAGGAAATAAACATCAGCAGTTAGAAATAATTATCGATACATTAATCATGGAAAAATTTAATAACCTAAAAACCTGGAAAACCCCTGTTTACAAAGAAATCGATGTTGGAAGATTATTAAATAGCCAAGTTATCCACTTATTGCACAAGATGATTAACAAGCACTTTCCTGAATTAAACATAAAGAAGTCAGGATATATTCAAAAGTCATACCGTGATATGAAATTAGCTTTAAAAATACTCTATGATCCATATGGGTGGAAAAATGCACTTCTTGGCTCACTCGTTTCGTCTTATTCTCATCGACCAGTTCGAGCAAATATTGATTATTTGAATGAAAACCGTATTACATGGTATCATCCTGCAACAAATGAGCCGAGCAAAAAAAGTTTTATTGATCTTTACTTGCAAGCTAAAACAGAGGGAATAAGTATTTTAACTACAGTAAAAGACTACTGGCAACAACAGGATGAAATATTGTTCAATAAGCTAAAAGAACAACTGGGGGATATTTCCTATGATACAGGAAAACCGCTGGAATTGAATATGAAAAATATATATAGTAATCCAATCGTTTAG
- a CDS encoding dipeptidase — protein MSDRVLDYLQANRDDLLDRLSSFLAIPSVSTDSDYKKDMERAADFIVTYLNEIGFDLAEKQATNNHSLVYAEYNGAGPEAPTVLFYGHYDVQPTDPIEQWKSDPFKPEIREGRIYARGASDDKGQVFMHLAVFEAFMRTEGKLPLNVKVCIEGEEEIGSENLYEILHAKKEQFSADFCVISDSGMVAKNQPTILYGLKGFTGLEITVTGPDHDLHSGMYGGAIRNPIMALTHILASMKNDDEVVTVEGFYDDVEPLTEEERKMMAKVPSEDFAKVCGVKTTASEKGYTAVEHTMGRPTFEINGIYGGYQGEGTKTIIPSTATAKITCRLVPGQDPEKIQQLIENHINKVTPSGVTVTVKMEKLSAKAYKVEPDHPLIKKAAKAYTKAFGKETVYVRMGGSIPVVEWIQSIYHIPIVLLGFGTPEDRLHSPNESFPLDSFDKGMETLVYYWKEME, from the coding sequence ATGAGTGACCGTGTATTGGATTATTTACAAGCAAATCGAGATGACTTGCTGGATAGACTTTCAAGCTTTTTAGCTATTCCTAGCGTAAGTACAGATAGTGACTATAAAAAAGATATGGAGCGGGCAGCAGATTTTATTGTTACATATTTAAACGAGATTGGTTTTGATTTAGCTGAAAAACAAGCAACAAATAATCATTCTCTCGTTTATGCAGAATATAATGGGGCGGGTCCGGAAGCTCCAACAGTACTGTTCTATGGGCATTATGATGTTCAGCCGACAGATCCGATTGAACAATGGAAAAGTGATCCTTTTAAGCCGGAAATTAGGGAAGGGAGAATATATGCTCGAGGTGCGAGTGATGATAAAGGTCAAGTATTTATGCATCTTGCTGTATTTGAAGCATTTATGAGAACAGAAGGTAAATTACCTCTAAATGTGAAGGTTTGTATTGAAGGAGAAGAGGAAATTGGCAGTGAGAATTTGTATGAAATACTTCATGCAAAGAAAGAACAATTTTCTGCTGACTTTTGTGTGATTTCAGATTCAGGAATGGTAGCAAAAAATCAGCCAACCATTTTATATGGCCTAAAAGGTTTTACCGGTTTAGAGATCACAGTAACTGGTCCGGATCACGATTTGCATTCTGGAATGTATGGTGGCGCAATTCGTAACCCGATCATGGCATTAACCCATATTTTAGCTTCCATGAAAAATGATGATGAGGTGGTTACTGTTGAAGGGTTTTATGATGATGTCGAGCCACTAACTGAAGAGGAACGAAAGATGATGGCAAAAGTGCCAAGCGAGGATTTTGCTAAGGTATGTGGGGTGAAAACAACAGCTTCAGAAAAAGGTTATACTGCTGTAGAGCATACAATGGGTCGCCCGACTTTTGAAATAAATGGTATTTATGGCGGATATCAAGGGGAAGGTACGAAAACCATTATCCCTTCTACTGCTACAGCTAAAATTACTTGTCGGTTAGTTCCCGGCCAAGACCCTGAAAAAATTCAACAATTAATAGAAAATCACATTAACAAGGTGACGCCATCAGGAGTTACGGTAACTGTAAAAATGGAAAAATTATCTGCTAAAGCATATAAAGTAGAACCCGATCATCCATTGATTAAAAAAGCAGCGAAAGCTTATACAAAAGCATTTGGCAAGGAAACAGTTTATGTACGGATGGGTGGGTCTATTCCGGTAGTGGAGTGGATTCAGTCTATTTATCATATCCCCATTGTGTTATTAGGATTTGGTACACCAGAAGATCGCTTACATTCTCCAAACGAAAGCTTTCCGCTGGACAGCTTTGATAAAGGAATGGAGACGTTAGTATATTATTGGAAAGAGATGGAATAA
- a CDS encoding MFS transporter, producing the protein MKKKVTLSWVLYDFGNSTFATTVMAAVLPVFYYDVAAVSVKENLAASYWGYSQSIAVLIVAVLAPILGAISDYTAAKKKFLRFFAYMGMIASVLLGFVGEGDYIFASLLLIIGTVGFSGGNIFYDAFLPEIANEQDIDKVSSAGFAWGYIGGGILLAINILMILKYDWFGIPNATIASQVSFVSVGIWWFVFSIPLFRNIQEDKKQAIKRDRTYISIGFSRVVSTFRDLKQYKQLLIFLLAFWLYNDGVSTIIKMATIYGRDIGIGGNSLIVALLITQFVGIPCTFFFGWLANKISAKKALTLSLYVYTGIVLLGYFMTSAIHFYLLAICVGIVQGGAQSLSRSIYGRMVPENKHAEFFGFYGISSKFAAIFGPFLFAVVGQLTGSSRNGIVSLLIFFIGGIILLKFVNVEKGMKEAKKQTIQSEVGVSLK; encoded by the coding sequence ATGAAAAAGAAAGTGACACTTAGCTGGGTGCTTTATGATTTTGGGAATTCTACTTTTGCTACCACGGTTATGGCCGCTGTCTTGCCTGTTTTTTACTATGATGTTGCTGCCGTTAGTGTTAAAGAAAATCTTGCAGCAAGTTACTGGGGGTATTCTCAATCAATCGCCGTGCTCATTGTAGCAGTTCTTGCACCGATATTAGGAGCGATTAGTGATTATACAGCGGCTAAAAAGAAGTTTCTGCGTTTTTTTGCTTATATGGGTATGATTGCTAGTGTTTTGCTTGGGTTCGTCGGAGAAGGAGATTACATATTTGCTTCTTTATTATTAATTATCGGTACAGTGGGATTTTCCGGGGGGAATATTTTTTATGATGCGTTTTTACCGGAAATTGCCAATGAACAGGATATAGATAAAGTCTCCTCTGCGGGTTTTGCTTGGGGATATATTGGCGGAGGTATATTGCTTGCTATTAATATCTTGATGATTTTAAAGTACGATTGGTTTGGTATACCGAATGCAACTATAGCGAGTCAAGTTTCCTTTGTTAGCGTTGGAATTTGGTGGTTCGTATTTTCAATTCCGCTTTTTCGCAATATTCAGGAGGACAAAAAACAGGCTATCAAAAGAGATAGAACCTATATTTCAATCGGTTTTTCAAGGGTTGTCTCAACCTTTAGAGATTTAAAGCAGTATAAGCAATTATTAATTTTTTTATTAGCTTTTTGGTTATATAATGATGGGGTTTCCACGATTATAAAAATGGCCACTATTTATGGACGTGACATTGGCATTGGTGGGAATAGTTTAATTGTAGCTTTGTTAATTACACAATTTGTTGGAATACCTTGTACTTTTTTCTTTGGCTGGTTGGCAAACAAAATTAGTGCAAAGAAGGCTCTAACGTTGTCATTATATGTTTATACAGGAATTGTGCTATTAGGTTATTTCATGACTTCAGCTATACATTTTTACTTATTAGCAATCTGTGTTGGAATTGTTCAAGGTGGTGCTCAGTCTTTAAGCCGTTCCATTTACGGTCGTATGGTTCCGGAAAACAAGCATGCTGAGTTTTTTGGATTCTATGGTATTTCTTCAAAGTTTGCAGCGATTTTTGGTCCATTTCTATTTGCCGTTGTTGGTCAGCTCACTGGCTCCAGCCGCAATGGTATTGTTTCTTTATTGATATTCTTTATTGGAGGTATTATTTTATTAAAATTTGTTAATGTTGAAAAAGGCATGAAGGAGGCTAAAAAACAAACGATCCAATCGGAAGTTGGTGTTTCATTAAAATAA
- the fumC gene encoding class II fumarate hydratase, translating into MDYRVEKDTIGEIHVPTDKYWGAQTQRSKQNFPIGNEKMPLEIIKAFAILKKSAALANKELGLLEEKKAAAIGVAADQIVNGDLTEHFPLVVWQTGSGTQSNMNINEVIAHVGNNWLKQQGSDLILHPNDDVNKSQSSNDTYPTAMHIAFVLKLEDKVLPSVSTLKATLKAKMDKFNDIVKIGRTHLQDATPLTLGQEISGWHRMLEKSESMIEQSVQYLKELAIGGTAVGTGLNAHPEFAEKVCAKIRQATDKEFISAPNKFHALTSHDESVYAHGALKALAADIMKIANDVRWLASGPRCGIGEITIPANEPGSSIMPGKVNPTQSEAVTMVAAQVMGNDATIGFAASQGNFELNVFKPVIAYNFLQSCDLLADSIVSFDERCAQGIEPNLEQIEKNLKDSLMLVTALNPHIGYENAAKIAKTAYEENTTLKETAVKLDLLTEEQFDKYVNPKEMTYPK; encoded by the coding sequence ATGGATTATCGTGTAGAAAAAGATACGATAGGAGAAATTCATGTACCAACGGATAAGTATTGGGGGGCGCAAACACAGAGAAGTAAACAAAATTTTCCTATAGGTAATGAAAAAATGCCTTTGGAAATAATTAAAGCGTTTGCGATATTGAAAAAAAGTGCTGCTCTTGCTAATAAGGAGCTTGGACTGTTGGAAGAAAAGAAAGCGGCGGCTATCGGAGTTGCTGCGGATCAGATTGTAAACGGCGATCTAACAGAGCATTTTCCTTTAGTTGTTTGGCAAACTGGAAGTGGCACGCAATCGAATATGAATATTAATGAAGTTATTGCACATGTTGGGAATAACTGGTTAAAGCAACAAGGCAGTGATTTAATTCTACACCCTAATGATGATGTTAATAAATCACAAAGTTCAAATGATACGTATCCTACTGCAATGCATATTGCCTTTGTACTAAAATTAGAAGATAAAGTTTTACCATCTGTAAGCACGTTAAAAGCTACATTAAAAGCTAAAATGGATAAATTTAATGATATTGTAAAAATCGGTCGTACCCATTTGCAAGATGCGACTCCATTAACGCTCGGCCAAGAGATAAGCGGTTGGCATCGCATGTTGGAAAAGTCAGAATCCATGATTGAACAAAGTGTCCAATACTTAAAAGAACTAGCTATTGGCGGAACAGCCGTTGGAACAGGCTTAAATGCGCATCCTGAATTTGCTGAGAAAGTTTGTGCGAAGATACGACAAGCTACAGATAAAGAATTCATTTCAGCACCAAATAAATTCCACGCATTAACTAGTCATGATGAATCTGTTTATGCTCATGGGGCATTGAAAGCGTTGGCAGCAGATATAATGAAAATTGCCAATGATGTACGTTGGCTTGCAAGCGGTCCTCGTTGTGGTATTGGGGAGATAACAATCCCAGCAAATGAACCTGGAAGTTCCATTATGCCTGGAAAAGTAAACCCAACGCAAAGCGAAGCGGTAACAATGGTTGCTGCTCAAGTAATGGGAAATGATGCAACGATTGGCTTTGCAGCTAGTCAAGGTAATTTTGAACTAAACGTGTTTAAACCGGTTATTGCATATAACTTTTTACAGTCTTGTGATCTTCTTGCAGATAGTATTGTTTCGTTTGATGAGCGCTGTGCACAAGGAATTGAACCAAATCTCGAGCAAATTGAGAAGAATTTAAAAGACTCTCTTATGTTAGTAACAGCACTGAACCCTCATATTGGTTATGAAAATGCAGCTAAAATAGCGAAAACAGCATATGAAGAAAACACAACCTTAAAAGAAACGGCAGTTAAATTGGACTTACTAACTGAAGAACAATTTGATAAATATGTGAATCCTAAGGAAATGACGTATCCCAAATAA
- a CDS encoding AzlD domain-containing protein, with product MILFIIVGMAIVTMLPRMIPAFIVDKLQFRDWVNNWLNAIPYAALGALIFPGILTVKSDEPHIGLLGGIVAIVLAYLGINVILVVIAAIATVYILT from the coding sequence ATGATTCTATTTATTATTGTTGGTATGGCCATTGTTACAATGCTCCCGAGAATGATTCCTGCTTTTATCGTTGATAAATTACAATTTCGTGATTGGGTAAATAACTGGCTAAATGCAATACCTTATGCAGCATTAGGTGCGTTAATTTTTCCAGGCATTTTAACTGTTAAGTCTGATGAACCTCATATAGGTTTACTTGGTGGAATTGTAGCCATCGTGTTAGCTTATCTGGGAATAAATGTTATTCTTGTTGTAATTGCTGCAATTGCTACTGTATATATTTTAACTTAG